A genomic window from Lotus japonicus ecotype B-129 chromosome 1, LjGifu_v1.2 includes:
- the LOC130734084 gene encoding low affinity inorganic phosphate transporter 8-like, giving the protein MATNHGVLSALDSAKTQTYHFKAIVIAGMGFFTDAYDLFCITAVTKLIGRLYYYDPATHNPGKLPTNVNNAITGVALCGTLAGQLFFGWLGDKLGRKKVYGITLVTMVGCALASGLSFGSSSKSVVSSLCFFRFWLGFGIGGDYPLSAVIMSEYANQKTRGGFVAAVFAMQGVGILVAGGVAMLVSSLFLSAYPAVDFATDPVVSTQPEGDFVWRIVLMFGAFPAACTYYWRMKMPETARYTALVKGNHKKAAEEMAKVLDQDMPLEEPVTGRGFAAAPGPSYGLFSSEFFNRHGLHLLGTTSTWFLLDIAFYSLQLTQKDIYPASGIVPKASKMNAIEEVFLLSKAMFVVALFATVPGYWFTVFLIDKIGRFKIQLVGFFLMSVFMWLLGHKYGEYGGVSQCDADSKYELCHGKPAMFLMLFGLTLFFANFGPNTTTFIVPAELFPARFRSTCHGISAAAGKSGAIIGAFVVQSYTEKADDKTKGNKKAIMALAVVNLLGFFFTFLVPETKGRSLEEISGEEKEQGNIAAENANETTNDAQEEKRSTIVDKPPGDSIV; this is encoded by the coding sequence ATGGCTACTAACCATGGGGTCCTCTCAGCTCTTGACTCTGCCAAGACACAAACCTACCATTTCAAGGCAATTGTGATTGCTGGCATGGGATTCTTCACTGATGCATATGATCTCTTTTGCATCACCGCGGTTACAAAGCTTATCGGTCGCCTTTACTACTATGATCCCGCGACTCATAATCCAGGAAAGCTTCCAACAAATGTGAACAATGCCATAACAGGGGTTGCCTTGTGTGGCACGCTTGCAGGGCAACTCTTCTTTGGCTGGCTTGGTGACAAACTTGGTAGGAAAAAAGTTTATGGCATAACCCTTGTCACCATGGTGGGTTGTGCTTTAGCATCAGGCCTCTCCTTTGGCTCATCTTCCAAAAGTGTGGTTTCTAGTCTCTGCTTCTTCCGATTCTGGCTCGGGTTCGGCATTGGCGGAGACTACCCACTCTCAGCTGTGATCATGTCTGAATACGCCAATCAGAAAACCCGGGGTGGTTTTGTCGCGGCCGTGTTTGCTATGCAAGGAGTGGGGATACTGGTGGCTGGAGGGGTGGCCATGTTGGTCTCCTCACTGTTCTTATCAGCATATCCTGCTGTTGATTTTGCAACTGATCCTGTGGTTTCTACTCAGCCAGAGGGAGATTTCGTTTGGAGAATTGTGCTCATGTTTGGTGCATTTCCTGCAGCCTGCACTTATTACTGGCGGATGAAAATGCCAGAAACCGCTCGGTACACTGCCTTGGTGAAAGGAAACCACAAGAAGGCTGCTGAAGAAATGGCTAAGGTTCTTGATCAGGACATGCCTTTAGAAGAACCGGTTACCGGGCGCGGGTTTGCAGCCGCGCCTGGCCCCTCTTATGGACTCTTCTCTTCAGAGTTTTTTAATAGGCATGGCCTTCATCTTCTAGGAACAACTAGCACATGGTTCTTGTTGGATATTGCTTTCTATAGTCTTCAACTCACACAAAAAGATATCTACCCAGCCAGTGGGATTGTCCCAAAGGCTTCAAAAATGAATGCCATAGAGGAGGTGTTTCTACTCTCCAAAGCAATGTTTGTGGTGGCACTGTTTGCCACGGTTCCCGGGTACTGGTTCACGGTTTTCCTAATTGACAAGATTGGAAGGTTCAAAATCCAGCTTGTTGGATTCTTTCTGATGTCTGTTTTTATGTGGCTTTTGGGACACAAATATGGAGAATATGGGGGAGTTTCTCAATGTGACGCAGACTCCAAATATGAACTTTGTCATGGAAAACCTGCCATGTTTCTCATGCTATTTGGACTTACCCTCTTCTTTGCCAACTTTGGACCCAACACCACCACATTTATAGTGCCGGCAGAGCTTTTCCCGGCTAGGTTCCGCTCAACATGCCATGGAATATCAGCAGCAGCTGGAAAATCAGGAGCTATAATTGGTGCTTTTGTGGTGCAAAGCTATACAGAGAAAGCCGACGACAAAACTAAAGGAAACAAGAAGGCGATCATGGCGCTTGCAGTTGTCAACTTGCTTGGattcttcttcactttcttgGTGCCGGAAACAAAAGGCCGATCACTTGAAGAAATCTCAGGAGAGGAGAAAGAACAGGGAAATATTGCTGCAGAAAATGCTAATGAGACAACAAATGATGCCCAAGAGGAAAAGAGAAGCACTATTGTTGATAAACCTCCCGGAGATTCGATAGTTTAA
- the LOC130734088 gene encoding serine/threonine-protein kinase AtPK2/AtPK19-like, with product MVSSQFSTLNGNSSQKPFLNKLLLPSGPVDFLDFEFSDVFGPCPVEASTALICEKPGNLVVRPIPSEKVYNEKGDALDPLNEVFRETHEELNAAVEKNRFQFNDYCQNHKSIGVEDFEVLKVVGQGAFGKVYQVRRAGTSEIYAMKVMCKDKIMQRNHDEYVKSERDILTKVDHPFIVRLRYSFQTKYRLYLVLDFINGGHLFFQLYRQGLFREDLSRFYAAETVCAVSHLHANGIMHRDLKPENILLDADGHVVLTDFGLAKQFDETARSNSLCGTLEYMAPEIVMGKGHDKAADWWSVGILLYEMLTGKPPFAGGNRQKIQLKIIKDKIKLPTFLSSEAHSLLKGLLQKDANKRLGGGPSGSEEIKSHKWFKSVNWKKLEAREIRPSFVPEVAGKHCVANFEERWTTMSLLDSPAASPKKGDKSFNRFSYTGTPSL from the exons ATGGTTTCCTCTCAGTTCTCTACCTTAAATGGAAATAGTTCACAGAAGCCTTTCCTGAACAAGTTGCTTCTTCCAAGTGGACCTGTTGATTTTTTGGATTTTGAATTTTCTGATGTGTTTGGTCCATGTCCTGTTGAAGCCTCAACAGCATTGATCTGTGAGAAACCTGGAAATTTGGTAGTTAGACCAATTCCAAGTGAAAAGGTTTACAATGAGAAAGGTGATGCACTGGATCCTTTGAACGAGGTCTTTAGAGAAACACATGAAGAACTTAATGCTGCTGTGGAGAAAAATCGCTTCCAATTCAATGATTATTGTCAGAATCATAAGTCTATTGGAGTTGAAGATTTTGAAGTTCTAAAGGTTGTTGGTCAAGGGGCTTTTGGTAAGGTGTACCAGGTGAGGAGGGCTGGTACTTCAGAAATATATGCAATGAAGGTCATGTGCAAGGATAAAATTATGCAGAGAAATCATGATGAATATGTAAAATCTGAAAGGGATATACTGACAAAGGTGGATCACCCGTTTATCGTGCGGCTCAGATACTCATTCCAA ACCAAATATAGGTTGTACCTTGTGCTTGATTTTATCAATGGTGGTCACCTATTCTTTCAGCTTTATCGCCAAGGTTTATTCAG GGAGGATTTGTCTCGCTTCTATGCTGCGGAGACTGTTTGTGCTGTTTCTCATCTTCATGCAAATGGTATAATGCACAGGGATCTTAAACCTGAAAATATTCTTCTTGACGCAGATGGTCAT GTAGTGTTGACAGATTTTGGACTGGCTAAGCAGTTCGACGAGACTGCAAGGTCAAATTCTCTGTGTGGAACTCTAGAGTACATGGCTCCTGAAATTGTCATGGGAAAAGGTCATGATAAGGCAGCTGATTGGTGGAGTGTGGGAATTTTACTGTATGAAATGCTTACAGGGAAG CCTCCTTTTGCTGGTGGAAATAGACAAAAGATCCAGCTTAAGATAATTAAAGACAAGATCAAGCTTCCAACTTTTTTATCAAGTGAGGCACATTCACTGTTGAAAGGG TTGTTGCAGAAAGATGCCAACAAACGCCTTGGCGGTGGACCAAGTGGCTCTGAGGAGATTAAAAGCCACAAGTGGTTCAAGTCAGTCAATTGGAAGAAACTGGAAGCCCGCGAAATCAGGCCAAGCTTTGTCCCAGAAGTTGCTGGGAAGCACTGTGTTGCTAACTTTGAGGAGCGGTGGACTACCATGTCGTTGCTGGATTCTCCGGCGGCTAGTCCCAAGAAGGGTGACAAGTCCTTCAACAGGTTTTCATATACTGGTACTCCCTCACTGTAA